The Marinilongibacter aquaticus genome has a window encoding:
- a CDS encoding BON domain-containing protein, translated as MKTNEGLQIDIQNSLKWEPLLYTAQISVMVHEGLATLRGIVDSFIKKRHAENTAKKVFGVKAIVQNIEVKLPADLSKTDGDLAREVSLALESNDYLPRDKVSVKVENGDISLAGILNWHYQKEEAGALAGNLTGVRSVTNNIEIRPTFHNSIEQKEVENAIARSSRCGNPNKINVSVWGTTVTLNGKVSFLHQKEEAERIAWNTPGIGNLSNKLLVFPDNE; from the coding sequence ATGAAAACCAACGAAGGACTTCAAATTGATATTCAAAATTCCCTAAAATGGGAGCCTTTATTATATACTGCTCAAATAAGCGTAATGGTTCATGAAGGCTTAGCTACTCTACGCGGTATTGTGGATAGTTTTATTAAAAAGCGACATGCGGAAAATACTGCTAAAAAGGTTTTTGGGGTAAAAGCTATTGTACAAAATATTGAAGTTAAGCTCCCTGCTGACCTTTCTAAAACAGATGGTGATTTAGCCCGGGAAGTTTCATTAGCCCTGGAATCCAATGATTATCTGCCCCGGGATAAAGTGTCTGTAAAAGTGGAGAATGGCGATATTTCATTGGCAGGTATATTGAACTGGCACTATCAGAAAGAAGAAGCAGGAGCTTTGGCCGGCAATCTTACGGGAGTGAGAAGTGTAACCAATAATATAGAGATAAGGCCGACTTTTCACAATTCCATTGAGCAAAAAGAGGTGGAAAATGCCATTGCCAGAAGCAGCCGGTGCGGGAATCCGAATAAAATAAATGTTTCAGTATGGGGAACTACGGTTACCCTTAACGGAAAGGTCAGTTTCTTGCATCAAAAAGAAGAGGCCGAACGTATTGCCTGGAACACACCCGGTATCGGGAATCTGTCAAATAAGCTGCTGGTATTTCCTGATAATGAGTAA